The Gemella massiliensis DNA segment TTCCATAGTATCACGATCACGAATTGTAACCATTCCATCATTTTCTGATTCGAAATCATATGTTATACAAAACGGAGTTCCTACTTCATCTTGTCGTCTGTAACGTTTACCTATAGAACCCGTTTCATCAAAATCTACCATAAAATCAGTTGATAATTCTTTATATATTTCCTCAGCTTTATTACTTAATTTTTTAGAAAGTGGCAATACAGCCGCTTTGAACGGTGCTAGTACCGGATGAAATTTAAGCACTGTGCGAGTATCATTTTCTCCAACCTGTTCTTCATTATACGCATCGCATAAAAACGCTAATAAAACTCTATCAACACCAACAGACGGTTCTATACAATATGGAATATACTTTTCTTTTGTTGATAAATCTTGATATGATAAATCTTGACCTGAATATTCCATATGTTGTTTTAAATCATAATCTGTTCTATCGGCAACACCCCAAAGTTCTCCCCAGCCAAATGGGAATTTATACTCTATATCGGTTGTTGCATTTGAGTAATGTGATAATTCTTCTTTTTCATGATCACGCAAACGAATATTCTCTTTTGTCATTCCTAGGTCTAGTAACCATTTTTCACAATAATTACGCCAGAAAGAATGCCACTCTAAATCTTCACCGGGCTGGCAGAAAAATTCAAGTTCCATTTGTTCAAACTCACGAGTTCTGAAAATAAAATTACCGGGTGTGATTTCATTACGAAATGATTTACCGATTTGCCCAATACCAAACGGAAGTTTTTTACGCATACTACGTTGAACATTTTTGAAATTAACAAAAATTCCTTGTGCGGTTTCCGGGCGCAAATAAATTTGACTTGTCGCATTTTCTACAACACCTTGATTTGTTTTAAACATAAGATTAAACTGTCTTATATTTGTAAAATCATGTCCGTTACACTCAGGACATTTAATATGTTCACGTTTTATAATATTTTCCAATTCTTCAAATGGTAATCCGTCTACAATTACATCTTCATTTTTTTCACTAAAGTAGTATTCTTCAATTAACTTATCAGCTCGTAATCTTGATTTACAAATTTTACAATCCATCATCGGATCACTAAAATTACCAATGTGCCCCGATGCTTCCCAAGTACGTGGATTCATGAAAATAGCAGCATCTAATCCTACATTATATGGTGATTCTTGTATAAATTTTTTCCACCATGCTTTTTTTACATTGTTTTTCAATTCAACACCAAGCGGACCATAATCCCATGTATTAGCTAAACCGCCATAAATTTCAGAACCCTGAAATACAAAACCTCTATTTTTTGCTAATGATAAAATTTTTTCCATTTTTATTCCTCCTAAAATTAAAATATAAAAACCCTAGATATGCTAAGCATATCTAGGGACGAAAATTTTCCGCGGTTCCACCCTGATTAGTAAAAACTCAACTCATTTTTAGTATTAAATTATATTAATGCCATTTTAAAATTATTGATCTTTCACCATCATCAACTCGCTCTAATATAGATATTTTACCATCTATTTATTAAAGTTTCAAGTAATTGCAGTGATTTTATAAACAAAATATTTACATTAATTATTAATAGTTTTCATTTAATACAAATTTTTATTCTATTATACCTTTAAATCTTAAGTAGTTTTCATAATCCATCTCTTTATTAATGACCCCATCCGGTGTCAACTCTATTACTCTATTGGCAATTGTTTGAATAAACTCATAATCATGTGATGTAAAAAATACAGAACCTTTAAACTGTATAATTCCTTCATTAACAGCTGTAATTGATTCCAAATCGAGATGGTTGGTTGGTTCATCAAGTAAAATAACATTAGCTTTTGATAACATCATTTTAGATAACATACAACGCATTTTCTCTCCACCTGATAACACATGAGCTTTTTTCAATGCTTCTTCACCCGAGAACAACATTCTTCCTAAAAATGAACGTAAGTAAGCCTCTGATTCTTCTTCCGGTGAAGCATATTGTCGTAACCACTCAACTAACGAAAGTTTTAATCCCTCAAAATATTCTGTATTATCCTTTGGCATATAACTACGTGATGTTGTAATACCCCATTTTACAGTCCCGCTATCCGGTTCTAGTTCACCGGCTAAAATTTTTAACAGCGTAGTTTTTGCCATTTCATCACCTAATAAAATAACTTTATCGTTTGGATTTGCTACAAAACTAATATTGTTTAATATTTTTTTACCGTCAATTGTTTTACTAACACCATCAACAATTAATAAATCATTACCAATTTCTCTATCCGGTGTAAAGCGAACGAATGGATAACGTCGACTACTTGGCTTAATATCCTCAAGTGTAATTTTTTCCAACATTTTTTTTCTGCTGGTTGCTTGTTTTGATTTTGAAGCATTTGCAGAAAAACGGGCGATAAAATCCTGAAGTTCCTTAATTTGCTCTTCTTTTTTCTTATTAGAATCTTCTGCCATACGACGTGCTAATTGACTTGAATGATACCAAAAGTCATAATTACCAACATATAGTTGAATTTTACCAAAATCTAAATCACAGATATGAGTACAGATATTATTTAGGAAATGTCTATCATGACTGACTACGATAACCGTATTTTCAAAATTAATTAGAAATTCTTCCAACCATTTTATAGCACTGATATCAAGACCGTTGGTCGGCTCATCAAGTAACAATACATCCGGATTACCAAATAATGCCTGTGCCAATAATACTTTTACCTTAATCGCATTATCTAATTCTCCCATAAACACATGATGATATTCAACACCAATTCCAAGACCTTCTAATAATTGAGCAGCATCACTTTCAGCATTCCAACCGTCCATCTCCGCAAATTCTCCTTCAAGTTCTGCAGCAATAATACCGTCTTCTTCAGTAAACGGATCTTTCATGTAGATTTCGTTTTTTCGATTCAAAACACTCCATAATTTCTCATGCCCCATCATTACAACATCGATAACTTGATTTTCCTCATAGGCAAAGTGATTTTGACGTAATACCGCAAGGCGTTCTCCTTTTCCTAATGATACATGCCCTTGCTGAGAATCAAGCTCTCCCGAAAGTAATTTTAAAAATGTTGTCTTGCCCGCTCCGTTAGCTCCAATAAGACCATAACAATTACCATTTGTAAATTTAATATTAACATCTTCAAACAGTTTTCTATCTGCAAAACGTAAACTTAAATTTGTTACTTGTAACATTCTTCTCTCCTTTGTTAATAATTGACAAGCTCACCACAATCATTGATGAGCTTATCAATTTTATTATTTATTTTCTTCTTTTTTACTAACACTTGCAATTAAATTTTCAATGTGGAGTGCATACTCACTTGTTGTATCGTATTCAAAAATAAATTCTGGAAATTTTCTTATTTTTATTTTTTTTGCTACTTCACTTTTTACAAAACCTTTAATTTTTGCAAGAGAATTTTTTGTTTTTTCTTTCTCTTTTTCTCCACCTAATACAGTGTAATAAACTTTAGCTTGAGAGTAATCTCCTGTCAAAACAACTTCTGTTACAGTTACAAATCCTAAGTTATGATTTTTTACTTTTGTGGTCAATACATAAGTAATTTCTTTTTTGATTTGCTCGGCAAGTCTGTTGACCCTTACTTCTGACATATACTATTACCTCCTATTTTTTTACTTCTTCCATTATATATACTTCAAAGACATCTCCTTCTTTAATATCATTGAAGTTCTCTACAGTCATACCGCATTCATAGCTACTTTGAACCTCTTTAACATCATCTTTAAAACGTCTTAATGTATCGATTTCTCCCTCATAAATAACTACACTATCACGAATAACACGTACTTTCCCATCACGTGATACTTTTCCTTCTGTCACGTAAGCACCCGCAATAGTACCAACTTTCGATACTTTGTACACTTGTCTTACTTCGGCAAGACCAATTACTTTTTCTACAAACTCCGGATCTAAAAGACCGGTCATAGCAGATTCAATTTCTTCAATCACTTTGTAAATAATACTGTGTAGACGAATATCAACTTGTTCAGTTTGTGCCATTTGTTTAGCATTATTATCAGGGCGTACATTAAATCCAATTACTACAGCTTTAGAAGCTATTGCTAATGTAATATCAGATTCGTTAATTGCTCCCACACCTGTGTGAATAATACGTACATTAACACCCTCTA contains these protein-coding regions:
- a CDS encoding glycine--tRNA ligase: MEKILSLAKNRGFVFQGSEIYGGLANTWDYGPLGVELKNNVKKAWWKKFIQESPYNVGLDAAIFMNPRTWEASGHIGNFSDPMMDCKICKSRLRADKLIEEYYFSEKNEDVIVDGLPFEELENIIKREHIKCPECNGHDFTNIRQFNLMFKTNQGVVENATSQIYLRPETAQGIFVNFKNVQRSMRKKLPFGIGQIGKSFRNEITPGNFIFRTREFEQMELEFFCQPGEDLEWHSFWRNYCEKWLLDLGMTKENIRLRDHEKEELSHYSNATTDIEYKFPFGWGELWGVADRTDYDLKQHMEYSGQDLSYQDLSTKEKYIPYCIEPSVGVDRVLLAFLCDAYNEEQVGENDTRTVLKFHPVLAPFKAAVLPLSKKLSNKAEEIYKELSTDFMVDFDETGSIGKRYRRQDEVGTPFCITYDFESENDGMVTIRDRDTMEQTRLPISELKEYISKKIKF
- the rbfA gene encoding 30S ribosome-binding factor RbfA, with the protein product MSEVRVNRLAEQIKKEITYVLTTKVKNHNLGFVTVTEVVLTGDYSQAKVYYTVLGGEKEKEKTKNSLAKIKGFVKSEVAKKIKIRKFPEFIFEYDTTSEYALHIENLIASVSKKEENK
- a CDS encoding ABC-F family ATP-binding cassette domain-containing protein, which gives rise to MLQVTNLSLRFADRKLFEDVNIKFTNGNCYGLIGANGAGKTTFLKLLSGELDSQQGHVSLGKGERLAVLRQNHFAYEENQVIDVVMMGHEKLWSVLNRKNEIYMKDPFTEEDGIIAAELEGEFAEMDGWNAESDAAQLLEGLGIGVEYHHVFMGELDNAIKVKVLLAQALFGNPDVLLLDEPTNGLDISAIKWLEEFLINFENTVIVVSHDRHFLNNICTHICDLDFGKIQLYVGNYDFWYHSSQLARRMAEDSNKKKEEQIKELQDFIARFSANASKSKQATSRKKMLEKITLEDIKPSSRRYPFVRFTPDREIGNDLLIVDGVSKTIDGKKILNNISFVANPNDKVILLGDEMAKTTLLKILAGELEPDSGTVKWGITTSRSYMPKDNTEYFEGLKLSLVEWLRQYASPEEESEAYLRSFLGRMLFSGEEALKKAHVLSGGEKMRCMLSKMMLSKANVILLDEPTNHLDLESITAVNEGIIQFKGSVFFTSHDYEFIQTIANRVIELTPDGVINKEMDYENYLRFKGIIE